AGGAGCCACTATACACAGAAGAAACTGCTTTTCCAAATGTTCCAGAACCAGTAGTGGATACCAGCGAAGACACGTGGGAAGAGGAAGTGCTCGAAGATGTGGCAGCGGAAAACCGCGTTCCGCCATTATACCCAATTGGGCAAATGCATGGCACCTATATTTTCGCTCAAAACGAAAGAGGCTTGTACATTATCGACCAGCATGCCGCCCAAGAGCGCATCAAATACGAATTTTACCGCGAAAAAGTCGGTGAAGTTCATAACGAGCTGCAAGAGCTGCTGATTCCACTTACATTGGAATACTCATTAGATGAATGGATGAAGATAGAGGAAAACAAAGCAGAACTAGAAAAAGTCGGCGTTTTCCTCGAGCCATTCGGCCAGCAAAGCTATCTCGTCCGCTCCCATCCGCAATGGTTTCCAAAGGACGAAGAAATAGAAACAATTGAAGAAATGATCGAACAAGTCCTTGCCATGAAAAAAGTCGACATCAAGCTGCTCCGGGAAGAAGCAGCCATCATGATGAGCTGCAAAGGCTCCATCAAAGCAAACCGCCATCTCCGCAATGACGAGATTGAAAGTTTGCTTGAAGAGCTCCGCCACACATCAGATCCTTTCACTTGCCCACATGGCAGGCCGATTATTGTTCATTATTCTTCTTATGAGATGGAGAAGATGTTTAAGAGGGTGATGTAGGAGAACCCCTTGTTAAATATTTAAAAAAAGCCTTTAGTAAAATTCTATTTATAGGTCTTTTTACTTGGAATTAGGAATTTTTTACTATATAATAAATATTGCTGATTAAGTTCAAGTATTATTGCAGACCTTATTCTTATGTAAACTTTACGGGTAAGGTCTTTTTTTTACTTAGTATGTTAAAAGCCCCTAATTAGAGGGGCTTTTTGCAATTACATATCCTATTGATTTAAGGGGAAATACTCAGGCGGAGTTGGCCGGGACTTCGTTATCAAGTGATGGCTAAACCTTGCTGTAAGTAGGGGGTTATATTTCTTTTTTATAAGGGGATATCTTTAAAAAGGAAAGCCAGTTATAGCTTTCTTTACTATTTAATAGAAATAATCTTTATGTGAGTAATAAGATATTAATTTCTGTGTGTTATTCTTCAGATTAGCAAAAAAATTGATGAGCTTTATAACCTTCATTTTCATCCTTCTTTATTCATCACTTATCTTCTTCAAATCTATCGGGACTTTTAGCATAGCGTGCTCCATTAAATTTAAATATCTTTAATGCAGTTACTTCAGTAATTTTCCGGTCATATTCCAGTACAGATAGTAAAAATAAACTCAAAGAAGAATCTATATAGATTCTTCTTTTGAATACAGCTGTTAATGAGATTACTTTGGTTATATGTTTTCTACTAAACTATCCAATTCCGGCTGCAATTTATTACGCAGAACATACAGCATAAAGGCACCAACAAGAAATGCGACGGCATCTGCAATGACAATCGACCAAACGACCCCTTCAAATCCATATAAATGATTGGCAATAAACAATACAGGAATCAGCGTAATTCCTTGAATAATGGACATAATAAATGCGGCAGTTCCTTGTGCTGTTGCTTGGAAGATGCCTGTAAATAGTGTGGTCATTCCTGTAATGAACAAGGATAGAAACGTTACATGTAAAATATAGCTGCCCATTTCAATTAATTGCGGGTCAGTTGTAAATAAACCGATTAAGTGGTCGGATACAAAGTAAACTGCGATGCCGAACACGACTGCTAACGTCACAATTGCTTTAATCGTAAATCCAATCGTAGTTTTCATACGTAATTTATTTGCTGTGAAAGCGAAGGCAATTAATGGCACGACTCCTTCACATAAGCCCATTACAATAAACTCAGGAAATTGCAATAAACGAGATGAAATTCCGTATGCCGCTACAGCCTGTTCCCCGTAATCGACAAGAAAATGGTTAAAGATAAGCGACATTGCACCTAAAAAGATGCTCATGATAAAGATTGGAATTCCAACTTTACTTACATTGCTCAAAATCTCTTTGGAGGCTTTAAACCATTTTAAAGAGATCGTTAAAAATGGGCTCTTTTTTCCTATATGGTAGGCGAAATAGGCACTCGCAGCCAAGTTAGAAATAACTGTAGCAGTTGCAACACCAATCACGTCCCAATGGAATACGAAGATGACTAAAGCATCAAGAATAATATTTAAAACAACACTGAGAATCATCCCAATCATCGATGTAATTGCTGCACCCTCTGAGCGTACGATATTCTCCAGTGTGAAAAACAATATAACGAATGGGGAACCAATAATCATAACTGTTACATATTCTTTTGTGAATATAAAGGAGTCTGACATTGCTCCCAAGCCATGAACAATTGAATCAATCAACGGAAGACCTACGACTATCATAATAAGACCGAGAATTAAACTGCTGTAAAAGGCAAATGAAGACACATGCAAGACATCATTATATTTTTTCTCTCCTAGCAAACGGGAAATAAATGTACCGCTGCCCATGCCCACTAAATTGCCAAATGCCATTATGATTGCGAATAACGGCAATGTTAATGCGAGTGCAGTTAACATGGCAGTATTATGGAGTGTTCCAAGGAAATAAGCATTAAGAAGGGAATATATAACATTCATTGATGAACCAATCATCATTGGTACTGCAAAGTGAGCTACAGCTTTTGCGACAGGTGCTTTTTCAAAATAATAGAGGTTTTCTGCATCCATGTTTAATCACTACTTTCTTTATAATTAATAAAAAAATTTAAATACTATACAATGACAACTTTTATCCAACAATTTAATAAACGCGTTTTAGTAGGGTTTCTATCTAACAGTGTAAGGTTGCCTCTTACAGTGTTAGATGATATCATCCTTTTATGAACCTGTAAAGCATAAACTTACACTGTTAGATAAAAGGGTGGATAATGATGAAAAAGCAGCAGCCTCAGATTTCAGAGGATAAAATTATAGAAACGTCGTGGGAGCTTCTTGGAGAGGATGGGATAGAAAAATTTAGTATGAGACGCTTGGCCAACCGGCTTGGGATACAGGCTCCATCACTGTATTGGTATTTTAAAAGCAAGCAGAAACTCTATCAACGGCTAGCAAACCATGTATCGAAGGTAATTATGGAAGAGTTCCACTCCGATGGAGACTGGAAGGAGCAACTGACAGCACTTGCGGTAACAACACGGAGCGTGCTCAGCAGATATCCATGTTCCACACAGATGATGATGATGACACTGCCCCATGAACCGGATATCATTCGCTTCACTAACCGCATGCTGCTCTGTGTTGAATCGACGCCACTTGAGCAAGGGCAGAAAATGCAAGTCGTTACGACGCTTGTAAACTATGTTTTTTACTTTGTCCTAGATGATTATCAGCATGAGCGGAATGTTTCCGTTGCCCTTAAGGAACAGGAAACACTTCCAGGTGATGAGCTGATACAACTTCTGGACAGTATGAGCGAAACAGACGCTGGATTGTTTAAGAGAATGTTCACTGGCGGGCTGTTCGAGTTGATGGGAACCGACGGAGCTTTTGAGTTCGGCGTGAAGGTGATAATATTGGGAATTGAGCAAGTAATAAAGGAACAGGAAAAATAATAGGCAAAACCCGCTCATCAGTTATCACGATGGGCGGGTTTAGTTAGGTTTACCATTTATGGGGGAGAAGAATAGCCTTGTTCTTTTCTGTCTAAGACAAGGACTTGCTTTGTCTTAAACTTTGTTGTTATTAATCTAACACTCGTTCATAATAATGTCTTTTTGACTTCACAGTTACAATAAAATGTATGATGATCCCCAATACTAAAAAACTGAAGGATCCTATTATATATACACCACGAAGTTCAAATATTTCAGCAAATAAGCCGATTGTTATCGTAAATAATAGGATTAAACCAGCTTCGAAAATCCTTAAGATACTAGAGAATCTTCCCATAATATCTACGGGTACATTGTTTTGATAGAAAGATAAAAATCCTATATTGGCGAATGATAAGAAAAAAGTTAATGTAAAGAACCCAATAGATGCCCATATGAAATTAGGTGAAAAAGCAAAGATTATGTAGCCAATAGGGGTAAAGATGGCACCAAGTCCAATTAGAATGTTTAGATTCAATTTGTTGGCAAATAACGCATTTACTAGTGAACCACCAATAATCCCAA
This DNA window, taken from Niallia sp. Man26, encodes the following:
- a CDS encoding MATE family efflux transporter translates to MDAENLYYFEKAPVAKAVAHFAVPMMIGSSMNVIYSLLNAYFLGTLHNTAMLTALALTLPLFAIIMAFGNLVGMGSGTFISRLLGEKKYNDVLHVSSFAFYSSLILGLIMIVVGLPLIDSIVHGLGAMSDSFIFTKEYVTVMIIGSPFVILFFTLENIVRSEGAAITSMIGMILSVVLNIILDALVIFVFHWDVIGVATATVISNLAASAYFAYHIGKKSPFLTISLKWFKASKEILSNVSKVGIPIFIMSIFLGAMSLIFNHFLVDYGEQAVAAYGISSRLLQFPEFIVMGLCEGVVPLIAFAFTANKLRMKTTIGFTIKAIVTLAVVFGIAVYFVSDHLIGLFTTDPQLIEMGSYILHVTFLSLFITGMTTLFTGIFQATAQGTAAFIMSIIQGITLIPVLFIANHLYGFEGVVWSIVIADAVAFLVGAFMLYVLRNKLQPELDSLVENI
- a CDS encoding TetR family transcriptional regulator, whose protein sequence is MKKQQPQISEDKIIETSWELLGEDGIEKFSMRRLANRLGIQAPSLYWYFKSKQKLYQRLANHVSKVIMEEFHSDGDWKEQLTALAVTTRSVLSRYPCSTQMMMMTLPHEPDIIRFTNRMLLCVESTPLEQGQKMQVVTTLVNYVFYFVLDDYQHERNVSVALKEQETLPGDELIQLLDSMSETDAGLFKRMFTGGLFELMGTDGAFEFGVKVIILGIEQVIKEQEK